Sequence from the Microbacterium sp. 1.5R genome:
CGGGGGTGCCGGTGAGAGGGTCGCCGGGTGCGAAGACCCCGGGGATCAGCGCCCAGAGCACGGCGAGCGAGACGACGGCGATCGCGAGGTAGAGCCCCCACGGCAGAGCGAGCAGTCCGCGCGCGCGTCGAGGCGATCGGGTGAGCGTTGCGGCATCCTGCTGCGGTGTCTCGGGCGGGGTGTCGACGGATGCGGCCACGGCGGCGACGGTCATGCCGATGCTCCTGACTTCGAGAGCGCGCGCTGGCGCGGATCGATCAGCGGGGTGACGAGGTCGACGGCGAAGCTGATGAGCACGAAGCCGAGGGCCGACAGCAGCACGACGCCCTGCAGCACCGGGATGTCCTGGTTCGACACGGCCTGCTCGGTGAGGCGGCCGATGCCGGTGCGACCGAACACGGTCTCGGTGACCACGGCCCCTCCCACGAGCTCGCCGAACAGCACCCCGGCGATCGTGAGCGTCGGCAGGGCCGCGTTGCGCGCGACCGACCGGGTGAGCACCCACGACGGCGGCGCGCCCTTGGCCCGGACGACGGTGATGAACGGCTGCGCCTGCACCTGATCGATGGCGCGCACCAGCACCTGGGCGAGCGGAGCGGAGATCGGCACGGCGAGGGTCAGCACGGGAAGGACGAGCCCGGCGACAGGGTCGGCGCCGACGATCGGCACCCACCCGAGACCGAACGAGAAGACCTGGATCAGCAGGATGCCGAGCCAGAACACCGGCACCGCGACGAACAGCCCCGGCACCTGACGGATGCCGTCGCGCAGCCACGCGAACGGTGCGAGAGACGAGAGCCCTGCGACGAGCACGGCGATCAGCAGCGCGACCACGAGTCCCAGCGACGCGAGCAGCACGGTCGACGGCAGTGCCTCGGCGAGCATGTCCAGCACCGGGGTGCCGAACTGGGTCGAGTAGCCGAAGTCACCGGCCGCGAATCCGAGACCCGCGTGCACGTACTGCTGCCACCACGGCAGATCGGTGCCGTAGGTGGCGCGGATGCCGTCGAGCTGCTCCGGCGACAGCCCGAGGCTGGGGTCGGAGAACTTGATCAGGATCGCATCCCCCGGCAGCAGCTGCAGGAGGAAGAAGGTGGCCGTGAAGGCCGCGATCAGAACGATCGCGGCCTGCCCGGCTCGTCGGAGGACGAAGCTCATCGGTGCACCGTCTCAGTCATGCTCAGTGCTCGGCGAGCCAGACGCCCGAGAAGGTGGGGCGACCGACCGACTCGAAGTCCACACCGTGCACGTAGGTGGCGGCGCCGTAGACCTGCGGCTCCTCGAACAGCGGGATGACGTAGGCCTGCTCGGCGATGTAGTCCTGCACGGCCTGCGAGGCCGCCGCTCGCTTCTCGGTGTCCGGCTCCGAGGCGACCGCCTCGAGCAGGGCGTCGAGCTCGGCGTCGTTCGAGATCAGCGCGTCACGGTTCTTCGTGTAGTACTGGCTCTTGATCACGTCGAAGTCGGCGCGGCCGACCATCGAGTGGTAGAAGCCCGTCTTGAGCGGGTCACGGGTGTCCTCGGCATACGACCCGGCATCCGCCGGCTTGACCGTGAGCTCCACGCCGACCTTCGCGAGCTGCTGGGCGACGAGCTCGAGCGTCTGCTTCGACAGCGGCTGCGGTGCGGCCTCGTACACGGTGATCGAGAGGCGCTCGCCGTCCTTCTCGCGGATGCCGTCGGCCCCGGCCGTCCAGCCCGCCTCGTCGAGCAGCTTCTCGGCCTTGTCGGGGTCGTATGCGTAGTGCTCAGACTCGTCCTTGTATCCGAGCGCCTCCTGCGACAGCACCGAGGTCGCGACGGGGTAGTTCTCGGTGAACAGGGTGTCGACGACCTCCTGGGCGTCGACCGCGGCGACGAGCGCCTGACGCACCCTGATGTCGCTCAGCAGCGGGTTCTCGGGACGCAGCGAGATGGAGTTGTTGACGCCACGCGTCTGCGGTGCGTACAGCGTGAAGCCCGAGCTCTCGACCCGGTCCTCGTCGAAGGCCTGCACGTAGCGGACGTAGTCGGCCTGACCCGCGAGCAGCGATCCGATGCGCACGGAGTCCTCGGGGGTGACGAGCACGTGCACGGCGTCGACGTACGGACGGCCCTGGTTCTCGGCGCTCTCCGGCGCCCACGCGTAGTCCTCGCGGGCGGTGAGGGTGAACTCTGTGCCCAGCTTCTCGTCGGTGAGGGTGAAAGGCCCGGCGCCGATGATCTCCTCGGCGTTGCCCGCTCCGAAGTCCTCGATGGTGCCGTCGAGCGTCTCGGGCGAGAGCAGGCCGGAGTTGATGGTCGACGTCGCCTGCAGGAACCCGGGAGCCGGGGCCGAGAAGCGGAAGGTGACCGTGTCGTCGTCGACGACCTCGCTCGAGGCGTAGTTGTTGATCGCCTCGGAGACCGTGAGGCCGCGCTCGGGGTCGCCGAGGCCGTACGTGTCGAAGTTCTTCGCCACGGCCGCGGCGTCCAGCGGCGTCCCGTCTGAGAAGGTGACGTCGGGGCGCAGGTCGAACGTGTACTCGGTGGCGTCGTCGTTCACGGTCCAGGCCGAGGCGATCCACGGCTCGATCTCGAGCGAGTCGGGGTTCTGCCACGTCAGGCGGGCGGCGATGTTGTTGACCACGCCTCCGTTCGGGTAGAACCCGGCCTGCGGCGGGTAGAGGTTCGTGAAGGTCTGGTGCTCCAGATAGGTCAGCGTTCCCCCGGTGACGGGGTCGCCCGCGTCGGCGGAGGCGCCGCTCGGGGCCGGCGAGGACGCGCAGGCGGCGAGCCCCGCCGCGAGGACAAGCGGAAGCGCGACGGCGGCTGCGCGGATGAGACGGCGGTTCATGCGGGTCCTCCTGGACGGGATGCTGTGGTTCGGTGTGCGGGTGAACGTCACGCTAGGGACTCTCACGGTCGTGACGCGAATGGGGTCGTCATGTGCGGACCCGGCCTGTCACGAGGCGTCATGACGGGTCACCAGACGCAATCCGACGTAATGGATGACGCGGTTCAGCGGACGAGAAGCGATGATGCGGCACGCTGCTCGCTGCCGACCTCGACGCCGCCGCCGACGCCGAGACGGTCCCGCAGCGGGGTGGGCGCTCCGTCGCTGCGACCGAGCAGGCCCCGTCGACGCAGTTCGGGCGCGGCGAGGCGGGTGAAGGCCTCGAACTGTGCGGGCTGGAACGCGGAGAGCACGTTGAACCCGTCGGCTGCACCCTGGTCGCGCCAGGTCTCGAAGTGGTCCGCGATCGTCGCGGCGTCGCCGACCACGAATGCGGCAGGCACGGCATGGGCCGCGACGAGGTGGCGCCAGGTCAGCGCCGTCTCGCCGTCATCCCCGACGCGGAGTCCGGCGATGAGTCGCAGGCGCTCGATCAGCGCCTGCCCTGCCTCCCCGAGGCGTCCGGCCTGATCGCGGGTCACGACCTCGTCGAAGCCGGCGGAACGCAGCGGTTCGTCGGCGCCGACGCCCAGGGCGTCGGCCAGCGCGACGACCGATCTGTTCGCGGGGAATGCCGTGCGGGACGACTGATGCCCCTCGTCGAGCGGGACGAGCGCGAGCAGCCGTTCGACGATGCGGTGAGCGTCGGCATCCGTCGGTGCGACCACAGGAAGCACGGGCGCGATCACCGCCAGCCCCTCGGGCGAGCGGCCTGATCGGAGCGCGATCTCGCGCAGCTGCCGCCGGGTGGCGATCGCATCGGCGATGTTCGGGGCGGCGATGAGCGCGAGATCGGCCTCGGTCGCGGCGAGCGCGCG
This genomic interval carries:
- a CDS encoding ABC transporter permease, with amino-acid sequence MSFVLRRAGQAAIVLIAAFTATFFLLQLLPGDAILIKFSDPSLGLSPEQLDGIRATYGTDLPWWQQYVHAGLGFAAGDFGYSTQFGTPVLDMLAEALPSTVLLASLGLVVALLIAVLVAGLSSLAPFAWLRDGIRQVPGLFVAVPVFWLGILLIQVFSFGLGWVPIVGADPVAGLVLPVLTLAVPISAPLAQVLVRAIDQVQAQPFITVVRAKGAPPSWVLTRSVARNAALPTLTIAGVLFGELVGGAVVTETVFGRTGIGRLTEQAVSNQDIPVLQGVVLLSALGFVLISFAVDLVTPLIDPRQRALSKSGASA
- a CDS encoding TIGR04028 family ABC transporter substrate-binding protein — protein: MNRRLIRAAAVALPLVLAAGLAACASSPAPSGASADAGDPVTGGTLTYLEHQTFTNLYPPQAGFYPNGGVVNNIAARLTWQNPDSLEIEPWIASAWTVNDDATEYTFDLRPDVTFSDGTPLDAAAVAKNFDTYGLGDPERGLTVSEAINNYASSEVVDDDTVTFRFSAPAPGFLQATSTINSGLLSPETLDGTIEDFGAGNAEEIIGAGPFTLTDEKLGTEFTLTAREDYAWAPESAENQGRPYVDAVHVLVTPEDSVRIGSLLAGQADYVRYVQAFDEDRVESSGFTLYAPQTRGVNNSISLRPENPLLSDIRVRQALVAAVDAQEVVDTLFTENYPVATSVLSQEALGYKDESEHYAYDPDKAEKLLDEAGWTAGADGIREKDGERLSITVYEAAPQPLSKQTLELVAQQLAKVGVELTVKPADAGSYAEDTRDPLKTGFYHSMVGRADFDVIKSQYYTKNRDALISNDAELDALLEAVASEPDTEKRAAASQAVQDYIAEQAYVIPLFEEPQVYGAATYVHGVDFESVGRPTFSGVWLAEH
- a CDS encoding NtaA/DmoA family FMN-dependent monooxygenase (This protein belongs to a clade of FMN-dependent monooxygenases, within a broader family of flavin-dependent oxidoreductases, the luciferase-like monooxygenase (LMM) family, some of whose members use coenzyme F420 rather than FMN.) — protein: MTEPLIIGAMVRTLGAYPSGWRQPGAHRDPSADAEILRRIAREGEDAGLDYLFFGDWLATGPDLEFRDPYLLARIDPVSAVLYLAGVTSRIGLIATVNTTYADPYATARSLASLDLLTGGRAGVNLVTGAEPRAAGNHGRDAHADNESRYDRAEEFVVALRRLWDSWSEDAWIADAARGVLIDPDGLRGADLRGEHVRVSGPLNVARPPQGRIPLVHAGTSPRSRALAATEADLALIAAPNIADAIATRRQLREIALRSGRSPEGLAVIAPVLPVVAPTDADAHRIVERLLALVPLDEGHQSSRTAFPANRSVVALADALGVGADEPLRSAGFDEVVTRDQAGRLGEAGQALIERLRLIAGLRVGDDGETALTWRHLVAAHAVPAAFVVGDAATIADHFETWRDQGAADGFNVLSAFQPAQFEAFTRLAAPELRRRGLLGRSDGAPTPLRDRLGVGGGVEVGSEQRAASSLLVR